Proteins encoded together in one Centropristis striata isolate RG_2023a ecotype Rhode Island chromosome 6, C.striata_1.0, whole genome shotgun sequence window:
- the epx gene encoding eosinophil peroxidase, producing MDATLMVSVSLLGLALVLLSFPEHASLNRVFDNTSESGTVYPGSVFVKEALQRAIELTDAAYARTSERVKKSLSEGALRPSDLLAQFKQTEARTRTQIRAAELLDNTVELIREMVYTHTMVQPDPQELLSGADMENLLQVTGCSAELQRPSCDTDCLSERYRSFTGECNNKQNPRWGSANIPYSRWLPAEYEDVWGTPRGWDPEHTYHNATLPPVRLVSQEVLYTHNDNISLDSTLSHLLVEWGQWIDHDVVLTPQSPSTAAFRTGADCTRTCSQDTPCFPIQIPLSDPRNGFQSCMPFFRSAPSCVAGVSSFRHREQLNAITSFVDASMVYGSSTNLASALRNHSSPLGSMALNSQHSDHELAYMPFLPRLQAHLDPCGPRNSTTLGVLDRSRRQENTTSCFQAGDSRANEHLGMIALHTLFLREHNRLVKELHLLNLHWSPDTLYQEARKIMGAIHQILTWEHYLPRVLGESAMSRLMPPYDGYDPEVDPSIANAFAAAAFRFAHVTVQPVVSRLGSGYTTNSQHPPLPLHHSLFASWRVVQEGGIDPVLRGLLLSPAKLQTPGQMMVEELTERLFQAQGGMPLDLGALNLQRGRDHGLPGYGSWRRSCSLSVPNTTSELAEILSNFTLAHKFQLLYGTPHNIDVWVGAISEPALPGGRVGPLLSCLLARQFRALRDGDRFWWEREGVFTSSQRRHLQSVSLSRIICDNSRITHVPADPFTRTERPEDMLACSHPLISHLDLSPWKETDTDPSCGPIPRIQSGYSLLCDSVIMYQCHSGFKLLGSSSVSCDPNSQQWSPKPPTCEDINECEEQTSLCQQNLQCLNIPGSFICSEPSSLSVVSIVTAVIVVIVGVAALLMIMFCYRRYFPKKEELVTAGCCQGKS from the exons AGTCAGGAACTGTGTATCCAGGATCTGTATTCGTGAAGGAGGCTCTCCAGAGGGCCATTGAGCTGACTGATGCTGCTTATGCCCGCACCAGTGAAAG GGTGAAGAAGTCTCTGTCTGAAGGCGCGCTGAGACCCAGTGACCTGCTGGCTCAGTTTAAACAGACTGAAGCCAGAACCAGGACTCAGATCCGGGCTGCAGAACTGCTGGACAACACAGTGGAGCTGATCAGAGAGATGGTCTACACTCACACAATGGTGCAGCCCGACCCTCAGG AGCTGCTGAGTGGAGCAGACATGGAGAATCTGCTGCAGGTGACTGGCTGCTCCGCTGAGCTGCAGAGACCCAGCTGTGACACCGACTGTCTGTCTGAGCGCTACAGATCATTCACAGGAGAGTGCAACAACAA ACAGAATCCCAGATGGGGGTCTGCAAACATCCCATATTCCCGCTGGCTGCCTGCAGAGTACGAGGATGTGTGGGGGACGCCCAGAGGCTGGGACCCAGAGCACACCTACCATAACGCCACTCTGCCTCCA GTGCGGCTGGTGTCTCAAGAAGTGCTGTACACTCACAATGATAACATCTCTCTGGACTCCACTCTGTCACACCTGCTGGTGGAGTGGGGCCAGTGGATAGACCACGACGTGGTGCTGACACCTCAGAGCCCCAGTACAGCCGCTTTCAGGACGGGAGCTGACTGCACCCGCACCTGCAGCCAGGACACGCCCTGCTTCCCCATTCAG ATCCCTCTGTCAGATCCTCGCAATGGCTTCCAGAGTTGTATGCCTTTCTTCCGCTCTGCTCCCAGCTGTGTTGCTGGAGTCTCCTCTTTCCGCCACCGAGAGCAGCTCAATGCCATCACCTCCTTTGTAGACGCCAGTATGGTGTATGGCAGCTCCACCAATCTGGCTTCGGCTCTGAGGAACCACTCCTCTCCTCTGGGCTCAATGGCCCTAAACTCCCAGCACTCAGACCATGAGCTGGCCTACATGCCATTCCTGCCGCGCCTGCAGGCTCACCTGGACCCCTGCGGCCCCCGAAACTCCACCACCTTGGGAGTATTGGATCGATCCAGGCGCCAGGAGAACACCACATCCTGCTTTCAAGCAG GTGATTCAAGAGCTAATGAGCATCTGGGAATGATCGCACTGCACACACTATTTCTGCGAGAGCACAACCGGCTGGTGAAAGAGCTGCACCTTCTCAACCTTCACTGGAGCCCTGATACACTTTACCAGGAGGCACGCAAGATCATGGGAGCCATTCATCAG ATCCTCACATGGGAGCACTACCTGCCACGGGTCCTCGGTGAGAGCGCCATGTCTCGTCTAATGCCTCCTTACGATGGTTATGATCCAGAGGTAGATCCCAGCATCgcaaatgcttttgcagctgcTGCATTTCGCTTTGCGCATGTCACCGTGCAGCCGGTGGTGAGCAGGCTAGGGTCAGGCTACACCACTAACTCCCAGCATCCCCCACTGCCTCTGCATCATTCACTGTTTGCCTCCTGGAGGGTTGTTCAAGAAG GTGGTATCGACCCTGTGCTACGTGGTCTGTTGTTGTCTCCGGCCAAGCTGCAGACTCCAGGTCAGATGATGGTGGAAGAGCTGACCGAGAGACTGTTTCAGGCACAAGGAGGGATGCCTCTGGATCTCGGGGCCCTTAACCTCCAGAGGGGCCGGGATCACGGCCTGCCTG GATACGGCTCGTGGAGAAGGTCCTGCAGCCTCTCTGTTCCCAACACAACTTCAGAACTGGCTGAAATTCTGAGTAACTTCACTTTGGCTCATAAATTCCAGCTCCTGTATGGGACGCCACACAACATCGATGTGTGGGTGGGGGCCATCTCTGAGCCAGCTCTGCCCGGAGGTCGAGTCGGGCCGCTGCTGTCCTGCCTGCTGGCCAGACAGTTCAGAGCGCTGAGAGACGGAGATAG GTTTTGGTGGGAGAGGGAAGGAGTGTTCACCAGCAGCCAGAGGAGACACCTCCAGTCCGTCTCGCTGTCCCGCATCATCTGTGACAACAGCCGCATCACTCACGTCCCTGCTGACCCGTTCACCCGCACCGAGAGGCCAGAGGACATGCTGGCCTGTTCCCACCCGCTCATCTCTCACCTCGACCTCAGCCCATGGAAAGAAACAGACACAG ACCCCAGCTGTGGTCCGATACCCAGGATTCAGTCCGGCTACTCCCTCCTCTGTGACTCCGTGATTATGTATCAGTGTCACTCTGGTTTCAAGCTGCTGGGATCTTCGAGTGTCAGCTGTGATCCAAACAGCCAGCAGTGGAGCCCAAAACCCCCAACATGTGAAG ATATTAATGAATGTGAAGAACAAACTTCTCTCTGCCAACAAAACCTGCAGTGTCTCAACATACCAGGCTCCTTTATTTGCTCAG AACCTTCCTCGTTGTCGGTCGTCTCTATCGTCACTGCAGTGATCGTAGTGATTGTTGGCGTGGCTGCGCTGCTGATGATTATGTTCTGTTATCGAAG atattttcccAAGAAAGAGGAGTTAGTCACTGCTGGATGTTGCCAGGGGAAAAGTTAA
- the rab3il1 gene encoding guanine nucleotide exchange factor for Rab-3A: MDAFEGIHSVQISSSPPSSTAANPGYEVLRTGRSGIAVYSSTVFFGKPDVLRQTAARHKCSRETKEEGCVVGRLVDLDPEPKSRVEGGGQAGPTSGRDHGNLSRLRSSSLEIREKEIREKGSEILREQLDAAKRELKLKDKECERLSQVRNQLEQELEELTASLFEEAHKMVHEANVKQAAAEKQLKEAQGKIDVLQAEVTALKTLVLTSTPSSPNRQLHPQLQSSGTRGAYKHVGGHVRNKSASGAFPSSPGKPEPSSVSIQPAAKEDREPAVPALLSLILCLVPGQSVSATIDRYWQERGEGLGTDSRQMDSVLYAEFLMWKENPSVERSSAFLSRIYREDIGPCLSFMRSELSQLVQNAVENNSLTIEPVAMSALPMVKASAVECGGPNGFRAAIETKCALSGMSRLCRHRIKLGDKGSYYYISPSSRARITAVCNFFTYIRYIQQGLVRQSAEQMFWEVMRLRREMTVAKLGFYLTDQG; this comes from the exons atggATGCTTTTGAGGGAATCCACAGTGTCCAGATTTCCTCTTCTCCACCATCTTCAACAGCAGCCAACCCAGGATATGAAGTCCTCAGAACAGGGAGATCTGGAATAGCAGTATATTCCTCTACGGTGTTTTTCGGCAAACCTGATGTCCTGAGACAGACAGCTGCCAGACACAAGTGCAGCAGGGAAACTAAGGAGGAGGGCTGTGTTGTTGGACG GTTGGTAGATCTGGATCCAGAACCAAAATCCAGAGTGGAGGGAGGAGGCCAGGCAGGTCCCACTTCAGGCAGGGACCATGGCAACCTCTCCAGGCTCCGTAGCTCCTCACTGGAGatcagagaaaaagaaatccGAGAAAAAGGCTCAGAGATCCTCAGGGAACAACTGGACGCTGCAAAGAGG GAACTGAAACTGAAGGACAAGGAGTGTGAGCGTCTGTCGCAGGTTAGGAATCAGCTGgagcaggagctggaggagctgacTGCCAGTCTGTTTGAA GAAGCTCACAAGATGGTGCATGAAGCTAACGTCAAACAAGCAGCAGCGGAGAAACAGCTGAAGGAGGCTCAGGGGAAG ATTGATGTTCTGCAGGCGGAGGTAACAGCACTAAAGACTCTGGTGTTGACATCAACACCTTCCTCACCAAACCGCCAGCTGCATCCACAGCTGCAGTCGTCAGGAACCAGAGGAGCGTACAAACATGTCGGGGGCCATGTCCGCAACAAGAGCGCGAGCGGTGCCTTTCCATCCTCACCTGGAAAACCAGAACCCTCCTCGGTTTCCATTCAGCCTGCAGCTAAAGAAGACCGTGAG cCTGCTGTTcctgctctcctctctctgatTCTCTGCTTAGTTCCTGGCCAGTCTGTCAGTGCGACCATTGACCGTTACTGGCAGGAGCGGGGGGAGGGGCTGGGCACTGACAGCAGACAG ATGGACTCCGTTCTGTATGCAGAGTTTTTGATGTGGAAGGAGAATCCAAGTGTAGAGCGCTCCTCTGCCTTCCTGAGTCGCATCTACAGAGAAGACATCGGACCCTGTCTGTCCTTCATGAGATCTGAG CTGTCGCAGCTAGTGCAGAATGCAGTGGAAAACAACTCTCTGACTATCGAGCCTGTGGCTATGTCAGCGTTACCGATGGTTAAAGCCTCGGCTGTTGAGTGTGGCGGCCCAAA TGGCTTTAGGGCAGCAATAGAGAC AAAATGTGCGTTAAGTGGCATGTCGCGCCTCTGCCGACATCGCATTAAACTTGGTGACAAGGGGAGCTACTATTACATCTCTCCTTCCAGCCGAGCACGG ATCACAGCTGTTTGCAATTTCTTTACTTATATCCGCTACATCCAGCAGGGCCTGGTGAGACAATCTG CGGAGCAGATGTTCTGGGAGGTGATGCGTCTCCGCAGAGAGATGACTGTGGCCAAGTTAGGTTTCTACCTCACTGACCAGGGCTAG
- the best1 gene encoding bestrophin-2 — protein MTVTYSRRVADAGLGTFFHLLLRWKGSIYKLLYRELIIFTLLYYFFSIVYRYVFNDDQKRLFEKLSIYCDRYAELIPVSFVLGFYVTLVVSRWWGQFENVPWPDRLAALVGGHVRGADEASRLTRRTLMRYANLSGVLIYRSVSTAVYKRFPTMEHVVQAGLMTSEELRHLEELRSPHNKFWVPCMWFVSLALRARTEGRINNDVALTAILTELNSLRAKCMKLYGYDWISLPLVYTQVATVAVYSFFLACLIGRQFLDPAQGYPGHDLDFYLPVFTLLQFFFYVGWLKVAEQLINPFGEDDDDFETNWLVDRNLQVSLLSVDEMYDSLPLVERDMYWNESEPQPPYTAASAEHRKPSFMGSALDISVPKEEMEFQSNLEQIKEHEEANYSTPLLGGLGRLLGVQSPNFPRSSRVPLLRRRPGAPLSRFPLYLHPEAPSTLGQGRQPLNHERDPDYAFGMPLYERPGFYSCPQTPIHCVPPAVPRPRPARRAQNEWNRSCSSLAHPMLGSQQLPPDTPNHVPPPPSSAFPWLSVDGEVPRSPTFSFPDPPPELCPISKLRPGHGLLSRRPPPPRLTLDTLPSADSQPGPPSARAAGSGGERVFSFTSPSRTAAANPSNPNSSSSSINATSTNSAGTAGSLCNGTSHTNFSSHGNFSTNMRASNGGTNGGLSNTMNTVSTSASSQQEANQQHSPNDSGISLAEGDLLGVLVDSGVNKAAGGREQD, from the exons ATGACAGTAACATACTCTCGCAGGGTTGCTGATGCAGGTCTTGGGACCTTCTTTCACCTCCTTCTGCGATGGAAGGGAAGCATCTATAAACTGCTCTACAGAGAGCTCATCATCTTCACTCTTCTCTATTACTTCTTCAGCATCGTTTATAG GTATGTGTTTAATGATGACCAGAAGAGGCTTTTTGAGAAGCTGTCAATTTATTGTGACCGTTACGCAGAGCTCATCCCTGTGTCGTTTGTGCTGG GTTTCTATGTCACTTTGGTCGTGTCACGTTGGTGGGGCCAGTTTGAAAACGTCCCCTGGCCGGACCGCTTGGCAGCGTTAGTGGGCGGTCATGTTCGTGGAGCGGACGAGGCCTCAAGGCTGACCCGACGAACCCTGATGAGATACGCCAACCTCTCTGGCGTGCTCATCTACCGCTCTGTCAGCACAGCCGTCTACAAGAGGTTTCCCACCATGGAGCATGTGGTGCAGGCAG GTTTGATGACATCAGAGGAGCTGAGGCACCTGGAGGAGTTGCGCTCTCCTCACAACAAGTTCTGGGTTCCCTGCATGTGGTTCGTCAGTCTCGCTCTGAGGGCTCGGACTGAAGGTCGCATCAACAACGACGTGGCTCTCACAGCCATTCTCACT GAGTTGAATAGTTTACGGGCAAAGTGTATGAAGCTGTACGGTTACGACTGGATCAGCCTGCCTCTTGTCTATACTCAG GTGGCCACAGTGGCGGTCTACAGCTTCTTCCTGGCTTGTCTGATTGGTCGTCAGTTCTTGGATCCAGCTCAGGGTTACCCTGGCCATGATCTGGACTTCTACCTGCCTGTTTTCACTCTGCTGCAGTTTTTCTTCTATGTTGGTTGGCTGAAG GTGGCTGAGCAACTTATAAATCCTTTTGGTGAAGATGATGACGATTTTGAAACAAACTGGCTCGTTGATCGCAATTTACAG GTGTCTTTGCTGTCTGTGGATGAGATGTACGACAGCCTGCCGCTGGTTGAGAGGGACATGTACTGGAATGAGTCTGAGCCTCAGCCTCCTTATACTGCTGCCAGTGCTGAACACCGCAAACCATCCTTCATGGGCTCAGCCCTGGATATCAG TGTTCCTAAGGAGGAGATGGAGTTTCAGTCCAACCTGGAgcaaatcaaagaacatgaggAAGCTAACTACTCCACCCCGCTGCTCGGAGGCCTGGGCCGTCTCCTCGGTGTCCAGTCCCCTAACTTTCCCCGCTCCTCCCGGGTCCCTCTGCTGCGTCGCCGCCCTGGAGCTCCACTGAGTCGCTTCCCTCTTTACCTGCACCCAGAGGCGCCATCAACTTTGGGTCAAGGCCGCCAGCCTTTGAACCACGAGCGAGATCCAGACTACGCCTTCGGTATGCCCCTGTATGAGAGACCGGGTTTCTACAGCTGCCCACAAACACCCATCCACTGCGTGCCCCCTGCGGTGCCCCGCCCTCGACCTGCCCGGCGAGCTCAGAACGAATGGAACCGCAGCTGCAGCTCCCTCGCTCATCCAATGCTGGGCTCACAGCAACTGCCTCCCGACACCCCCAACCACGTCCCCCCACCGCCGTCCTCAGCTTTCCCCTGGCTGAGTGTGGATGGAGAGGTGCCGAGGTCCCCCACCTTCTCATTCCCCGACCCTCCACCCGAACTATGCCCAATATCTAAACTCAGACCCGGACACGGCCTGCTGTCTCGCCGCCCTCCACCTCCCCGTCTCACTCTGGACACCCTGCCCTCAGCTGACAGCCAGCCCGGACCCCCAAGTGCTCGGGCAGCAGGAAGTGGAGGAGAAAGGGTGTTTTCGTTCACTTCTCCTTCTCGCACAGCGGCAGCAAATCCCAGTAATCCCAACAGCAGCTCTAGCAGCATTAATGCAACAAGCACCAACAGCGCTGGCACGGCGGGAAGCCTCTGCAACGGTACAAGTCACACTAATTTTAGCAGCCATGGGAACTTCAGCACCAACATGAGGGCAAGCAATGGGGGCACCAACGGCGGGCTGAGTAATACCATGAACACAGTTTCCACTTCAGCATCTTCGCAGCAAGAAGCTAATCAGCAACACTCACCCAATGATTCGGGAATCTCATTGGCAGAAGGGGACCTGCTGGGTGTTTTGGTGGACAGTGGTGTGAACAAGGCAGCAGGGGGGAGGGAGCAGGACTGA
- the fth1b gene encoding ferritin, heavy polypeptide 1b, producing the protein MTSQIRQNFHQDCEAAINRQINLELYASYVYLSMAYYFDRDDKSLQNFAKFFNAQSKEERKHAEKLMSLQNQRGGRIFLHDIRKPDRDEWGSALEALECCLQLEKSVNQSLLDLQKMATEHNDPHLCDFIETHFLDEQVKSVKQLADWISNLRHMGAPQDGMAEYLFDKHTMGDEGS; encoded by the exons atGACCTCTCAAATCCGACAAAACTTCCACCAGGACTGTGAGGCCGCCATTAACAGGCAGATAAACCTGGAGCTCTATGCCTCTTATGTTTACCTTTCCATG gcaTACTATTTTGATAGGGATGATAAATCCCTACAAAATTTTGCAAAGTTCTTCAATGCACAGTCCAAAGAGGAGCGCAAGCATGCAGAGAAGCTGATGAGTCTGCAGAACCAGCGGGGAGGCAGAATTTTTCTGCATGACATCAGG AAACCTGATAGAGATGAGTGGGGGAGCGCGCTGGAGGCTTTGGAGTGCTGCTTGCAACTGGAGAAAAGTGTAAACCAATCCCTTCTGGACCTGCAAAAAATGGCGACTGAACACAATGATCCTCAT TTGTGTGACTTCATAGAAACCCATTTTCTGGATGAGCAGGTCAAATCTGTCAAACAGCTCGCTGACTGGATATCCAACCTGCGCCACATGGGAGCCCCCCAGGACGGCATGGCTGAGTACCTCTTTGACAAACACACCATGGGCGACGAGGGCAGTTAA